The DNA sequence TCCGCCATCAGCTGTATGGCCCAGGAACGCACATATTCGTCCTTATTATCCAGCAATTCCAGGAACTGCTGCTCGCTGATGCCCCCTGTTACATGGAGGGCCCACAACGCCCGCAGCTTCCGGGTGACGTCCGGGTTCTCGTTCAGTATCTTCCACAGGGCCTGGTGTACCTCGCCGCCGGCTTTTCTTTCCTGCAGCAGGCGACGGGCGTGCCGCACGTACCATTCATTTTCATGAAGCTGCAATTCCACCAGCTCCAGGTCCGTCTTTTTGCTGAGGTCCACTTTCACCCATTTATCTTCTTTGTGAGAGATTTTATAAATGCGGCCCAGCGTCTTGTTATGTACGTCGGGATTAGGGTTATGGCATTGATTCTGGTCATACCAGTCATGCACGAATATTGACCCGCTGGGAGCGATCTGGAAATTCAGCCAGAGGGACCAGGAATCGTTCGTGAGAATAAAGTCTTCACCGTGAGAAGCCGTGTACCCGGAGCCTGAACGGCTGATCTTATCCTGGTTTACGCGGTGGCCGTGAATATTGTTCATGAAAATGGAATTGCGATCCAGGCCCCAGTGTTCGTTACCCAGGTAAAACATGGCGCCGGCATGGGCATGGCCCCCGCCTGCTGCGGCGGAACGGAAATTCCCCGCATGCGGACCGCTGTCCCCTAACCAATGCACATGATCAGCAATGGTTTCGATATCATCGTACGTATACGGATTAAAGTGCTTTCCGCCCTGACGGAAGTAACGCCCTCCCTGGATCATATGAAATAAATGAGGGATCACACAAACCGTCACAAAGGTATGCCCGTAATCATTGAAATCGATACCCCATGGATTGCTGGTGCCGTGCGCGAATACTTCAAACTCATGCCGGGTAGGATGATAACGCCATACCCCCGCATTCAGGCCAACCCGTTCCTCATCCGGCGTGCCGGGCTTTCCAACCCTCGAATGGGTAAACACCCCGTGCGTGCCGTACAGCCAGCCGTCCGGGCCCCATTTAAAGGTATTCATTGTCTCGTGTGTATCTTCGTAACCGAAACCGTCCAGCAGTATCTGCGGCTCACCGGCCGGTGCATCACCGGTTTCGTCAATGGGAATGTACATGAAATAGGGAGCGGCTCCTACCCAAACGCCGCCAAAGCCTACCTCAATGCCGCTTACCAGGTTCAATCCGTCAATAAACAGCTTCCTTGAATCCAGGGAACCATTGCCATCGGTATCTTCAAAGATCAGGATCTGGTCTCCTCCCTTTCCTTCTTCGGCCCGCACGGGGTAGGTATGGGATTCCACGACCCACAAACGGCCCCGGTCATCCATTGCCATCGCGATAGGCTTGGTTATTTCCGGCTCGGAAGCAGCCAGGGAAATTGAAAATCCTTCCGGCAGCGTCATCGCTTTTACCGCTTCCTCCCCGGAAAGACCGGCATGTTCCACTACGTCTCTTTCCGGCAGGATAATAATATCAGCAGGCGATAACTCCCGGACGTATTCCGGCCGCTCTTTATGAAAACGGAAATCATCAAATGAAATATGAGACCATTTATTATCCCCTATATAATGTATCTCCGGCACTTTTCCGGTTTCTTCATCGACCAGGCGGATAAACATTTCCTTTCCCATATAAGGTTCCAGGTTCACCACCACCGGCCGGAAAACCCCCTGCGTTTTACCCGCAATATGCCCTACATTGACAGGGCCGGAAATCTCGAAAAAAGCCGTATCCTGCCCGGCAAGCACCAGTTCCACCCGCGTTCCTTCCAGCGCGCCTCCGGTCACTTTAAAAGACGCCCAGGGAGCGGCTATTTCAAACGTTTCCGAAGTAAGGACGCCCGTAGCCACGTAATTATTTGTACCGCCGCTGGTTACGTAATAATCCCCGCTCTGTTTCAGCTCCATACTATCAGGATACCAGGGAGCCGGATCAAAGGCGACCGATTTAGCGCTGAAAGCGCTTCCTTCCGCCTTCCAGTCTGCTAAGCTTGCCCGTTCAAATCCGAGGTTCAGGGGCTTTCCGTTCTTTCGCGGAGAATAACCCACGTCGCTGATAGTCTTTTCAAAACTTTCTACGATCTCAAACCGCCCGTTCATCATCTGCCGGTGCCCCGGAATACTGCAGAAATAAACGTCGTCTTCCAGCGCTTCGAATTCGATCACCGCGGTATCTCCTTCCTCCACTACCGGTTCGCTGCGGAGGCCCAGTTTTTCCATGACAATATCATGCGCCATCAGTTCTCCGTTGATAAGAGTGATCTTTACCCGCTCGCCTTTCTTTGCGCGCAGCACCGGGTTCCGCACGCCGTCAATATCGCCTCCGACGCCGGTGTAGCCGGTCATTTTCGAATTAAGAACGTACTCCCGGTCAATCGTGTCTTTTTCAGCCTTTTCCTTCTTCATTACACAGCCGCTCTGAATGCAGGCCGAAAATAAAAGAGCAATAAAGGTTATCCTTTTCCTGGTCAGGTTCATGGTCTTTGGAAAAATTTAGTTTAGTTAGTACGCTGTGTTCTGTGCCGCCAATTTTCAGCACATACAGCACGCTCAGTAAAATAATACTTCGCCCGCAATTTTAGAGAACCATGATAGAAAAAAGTCCCATTTTCTTTGCAATTACTGACTGAATATTACCCATAAAACATGGCCGCTTCAGCAGAGCTTACTTCAGGAAGTGATCCACATTTTCGCGGGTAACCAGCTGAAAAGGAATATAGATGGAACCTCCGGCGGCGGAATCACTCTTTTGAATGTAATCGACCGCCATCTGAACGGCCTTTCTTCCCTGCTCGTCCGCGTTTTGGTAAACCGTTGCATCCAGCCGCCCCTCCTTAACCGCCCGCAAGGCATCATCTATGGCGTCAATACTCACGACCACTACTTTTTCTTTCAGGCCAGCCTGCTCCAGCGCTTGTAAGGCGCCCATCCCCATTTCGTCGTTCTGGGCAAATACCGCATTGATCTTGCTTCCGTAAGATTGAATCCAGTTTTCCATCAGGCTCATCGCTTTAGCCCGGTCCCACTCGGCGGTTTGCTCCGCAAGGATGGTGATGCCCGGATGATCAGCCAGCACCGTCTTGGTTGCGGCCGCGCGCTTTAGTTGGGCAGCCTGCCCCATATAACCGTGCATAACCACAATATTCCCCCTTCCGTCAAGCAGATTTACAATATGCTCAAGCGCTATTTCGGCCGATTCTTCATCGCGAGATCCTACGAAGCCGTCCGGCTCGGCGCTCGTTTCCGAATTGACGTTGATAATGGGAATGCCTGCTTCTTTCGCTTTTTGGACGGCCGGTGAGCTGGCCTCCATTTCACAAGGGTTGAGAATGATCGCATCCACGCCCTGCGCAATAAAGCTTTCCACCTGCTGAACTTGTCTTACCGCCGCACGTTGCGCGTCGTTTACGATCAACTTCACCTGCTGCTCGCTTGCTTCGGCTTCCATGGCGTCCTTTACCTTTACAATAAATTCGGACTGCAGGCTGAGCATGGACGCGCCGATCACCAGCTTCCCGTCGGTTTGCCCGCCGCCCTGGCAAGCGCTAAGCAATACAGCGAGTACCCCTATTCCTGCGAAAGATCTGATGTTGCGGTCGCTAACTTTTGTTTTCATCTTGAATACTGACATCTTGGTTATTTTTTCCGGTCTATCAGCGCCGCAGCGATGATAATGACCCCTTTGATTATTTGCTGATAATAGGAAGAAATATTCAATAAATCCAACCCGTTATTAATGACGCCGATCAATAGCACGCCAAGAACGGTTCCGCCGATACTTCCGATGCCACCGGCAAGGCTTGTTCCGCCGATAACCACGGCCGCGATCGCATCCAGCTCGTAGGCTACTCCGGCATTTGGCTGTCCGGTAGTGATCCTCGAGGCCAGCACGATCCCCGCAATGGCGGCCATGCCGCTGCAGATCATATAGGAAACGACCTTTACGGTGTTCACAGGCACGCCGGATGCATAGGCAGCCTTTTCGTTCCCTCCTACCGCGTACATATATCTTCCTATCCTTGTTTTATTCAACAGGAAAGAACTGACCAGTATGATCGCGCTGAAGATAAGTATAGGAACCGGTACGCCCAGCAGGCTGCCGCCACCGATATAATTAAAGGAATCGGACAGGTTGGTCACCGGGCGACCTTCGCTGGCTACCAGGGCCAGCCCGCGGGCGATGGTCATCATTCCCAGGGTAACAATAAAAGGAGCAACTTTTCCCCGGGTCACCGCCAGGCCGTTCAGCCCTCCGATCGCCAGGCCGGCAAGAATAGCGGCGGTAAGCGCTGCTATGAGTGGATATTCTCCCGGGTGGGCAAATAAGGCGGCCACGACCCCGGTAAAGGCTACTACTGAGCCCAGCGAAAGGTCAATCCCCCCGCTGATAATGACAAAGGTCACCCCAATGGCCAGGATCCCGTTAATTGATACTTGCCGCAGGATAATTGTCACATTCTGCAGGGAGAAAAAATTGGGCGTTACTAAAGATAATATCAGGCAAATAAGCGCAAAGGCACTTAGCATTCCGTATTTCCGCAGGTAGCCGCCGTTCATTATGCGCTTTGCGGGAAGGTTTTCAATTAGCTGGTTCATGTGTCATCGCGTATTTCATGATCAGTTCCTGGGAGGCCTCTTCCCTGCCCAGTTCTGCTTTCACCCTGCCCTCCCGGATCACCAGAATACGGTCGCTCAGGGCAAGGATTTCAGGAAGTTCGGAAGAGATCAGGATCACCGCTTTCCCAAGGGCTGCCTGGCTGGAAATGTACTGGTAAATTTCCTGTTTCGCCCCGATATCCACCCCGCGCGTAGGTTCATCAAGGATAATCAGCCCGGGACTATTGAGATGCATTCCTGAAAGAACGACTTTTTGTTGGTTACCCCCGCTCAGGCTCTTTACCGCCTGATTGCGGGAAGAAGCCCGGATCCGGAATCGTTCTATTTCGCGGTCGGCTACCGCATTCTCGCGCGCCGGATCCAGCAGCATGGAACGGCTGTGCTTTTTGAGCGAAGAAAGCACCATATTGTGTTTTACCGAAGCCTCCGGTATTAAGCCCCATTGCTTGCGGTCTTCGGTTACCAGCCCGATGCCTTGTTTCTTTGCTGCCCCGGGCGAATCAATGCGCGCCGGGAGGCCGTTCAGCAGCAGTTCCCCGGATGTTATTTTTTCCATTCCTGCTATCGCATGGGCAATGGATGTTCTCCCGCTTCCCATGAGGCCGGCAATACCCATTACTTCTCCTTTCCGGACCGCGAAGGAAACGCCGCGAGCCCCGGCGGCATGCAGGCCCTTTACCTCCAGCAGGACGTCTCCGGGATGCGTCTCCTCCTTCCGGTACAAATTTCCCAGTTCGCGGCCCACGATCAGTGTGATCAGTTCCTGCATGTCCAGCGCGTCCTTCTCACGGGTGGCAATATATTTTCCGTCCCGCAATACGGTAACGGCATCCGCCACACGGAATATTTCATCCATTTTATGTGAAATATAAATAATGGCTTTGCCTTGCTGCTTCAGGGCATCTATAATTCTGAAAAGTATAGCTGTTTCCCTTTGAGAGATGGCCGAGGTTGGTTCATCCATGATAAAGACGGAGGCCTGATTAGAAACGGCCTTAACAATCTCTACCATTTGCATGGCCCCGATACTCAGGTTTTTCATCTTTTCATGCACAGGGATGGTAATTTCCAGCTGTTTCATGAGTTCCGCCGCCTGCCCGTATAAACGACTGCGGCTGATCCATCCCCCACGGGCCAGCGGTTCCCGCCGCATGAGAATATTCTCCGCCACGGTAAGTTCAGGGAAAACCAGTAATTCCTGGTGGATCATGGAAAGGCCATGACGAATGGCATCCCGGGCGCCTGCGAAGCGGACCTCTTTCCCGCGAATGTATAAGCTTCCCTCGTCCGGAGGGAACATGCCCATGAGGATGTTCATGAAGGTTGACTTACCGGCCCCGTTCTCTCCCATTAAGGCATGAACGCTGCCGCCTTCCACCTGGAGGCGTACGTTATCCAACACCTTGACACCAGCAAAAGATTTGGATATGTTTTCGGCCCTGAGTATCTCCATTCTCTTCGCAGCTGCATGAGTCAGCCGCTCAAAGATAAATTATTTTCGTTTTGAACCTAATGTTCCGTTAAGCCTGAAATTGCACCTAAACATGTTTTAGGTTGGATACAGCACTACCCGCCTTGATCAGATTCGGCAATCCTCAAAAATGCTTTCCGGAGTATTTCATGGTGCCGGTAACCGGTTAAAATAATTCCTGTTTCCCCTGGCTTAGTAATGGTCAGCGTTGGAAAGCGGCCTATACGTTTATATCGTACGTCTTTTAAATCGTCACGGAAGGCGGCCCTGCTTTTTTCTCCGCGAAGGTCCCTGGAAAAATCAGTAAGGGAAAGTAATCCGGGATTTTTAGCTGCAAGGTCTTTGGCGACTTCCATTAGTATTTCAGGCTTCGCAATATTCCGTCCTTTGCACATGACTGCTTCCTGGAGTGCTTCAAAATACAGCGTTCCCGCCCTTGAAGATTGCATTTCAGCGCTCTTCACGGCAATACAGGCCGGATAGGACGATGCCGGCGGATCTTCCATCCAAATATTATAGTGAATCTTCCTTCCGGAACGGTGCATGGCTTCCATCCAAAGCGGCCCCATTTGCGCGGGGCGGCTGATGGTATTCAGGGGATCGTCGTAATGGTCCCAGTCCTGGATCATGCCCCCCAGGCAGTAGCGCCAGCTAATTTTTTCGTTAAATTCTTCCAGCAATTTTTTCCATTCAGGCCCCAGCGCCCAGCTCCAGCAGCAAAGCGGATCGGTATAGTAAACGATCTCTACACGGTCCGTTTTGCTGCGTTCGCTGTTTATTTCCCCGCAATGAGTGCTTTTCATTTTTTTGGTGATGCAGGGTAAGTATTCCATTGAATATCTTTGTCAGGCGTGGCTTTGTTTATTTCCGCACGGCGCAGCTTGCTGACTTCCTCGTTCTTTTCCTTCACGCTTTGTTCAGTCCTGTCGGTACCCGCCGGCGCCATGTTTAACAATCCGTCGGTTTCAAGGACTTTCTGCAGGGGATCGTCAATGTATTGCCACGTTTCGCCAAGTTCCGGGCTGCTGCCATCGTTCCAGGGACCCCGGACTTCGGTTCCGTTAGACATATTGAAGTAGGTATTGCTGTAACGGGGATCGCTCTGCAGTACGCCGGGAGGGAAATTCGGCTGGATGGAATTAAGGGCTGCTTCGAACATCTGGAAATGTGCCACTTCCCTGGTCATCAGGAAACGCAGCGTTTCTTTAACGTAAGGATCTTCGGTAAACTGAAGCAGGTATTCGTAAACGATCTTTGCACGTGATTCAGCGGCTATATTTGACCTCAGATCAACCGTCAGGTCTCCGTTTGCGGTGACATAAGCGGCTGTCCAGGGATTCCCGTTGCTATCCGTAAGTGTAGGACCTCCGCCGGAAAGGACTCCGAACTGCGGGTTGGTCATCGCCTCATGGATAAAATTCTCTTTCGCCGCGGTACCGTTCAGCAGCTGCATGATCTCAGATTCTTCCGCGGCATTTTTTAAGGCGCCGCTCATCCCGCTGAGGAGCATTTGGATAGTTGCTCCCACAATTTCGAGATGGCTGAATTCTTCCGTGGCAATGTCCATCAGCAGATCGTATTTGTCCGGATAAGGCTGTTTGGCAGGAAAGGCCTGCACAAAATACTGCATGGCTGCTTTGAGTTCACCATTAGCGCCGCCGAATTGTTCCAGCAGCAAGCTGGCAAAACGGGGGTCAGGTTTCGAAACACGGGCGTTGAACTGTAGTTCTTTTACGTGGTAAAACATAATGTTGGGTTTTAGTTATATCCCCGCCGGGCAGGGAGTAAAATGAAACAATTAGCATAGTTGACCGGCCCTTCAGCCATTCGCATTACCCTTTCGCAATAATCCAATGACCACAACGGTTACCGCCGCGGTTACCAGTACCTTTTGCACCAGCCCTTTGCGGTTATATTTCCATTCCGCTTTCCAGCCTTTCTCAGAAAGTATATTTGGAATAACGCCCTTTCTGAAATCATCAATAATTCCTTCGGCCACATTAATACGGTCAGCCAGCAGCAGGGGCAGCCAATGGCCAAAACTCCCTTCGCTGTAATTAAATGCGTAGCGACGCACCTTCCCGCTAAGTCCCGAAGGCGGCACGGAAGTTCCAAAAACCGCAGTCAGCCCGGGGCGTTCGTTGGAATGAAGTACTTCCACGTTCCGGGGCTGTTGATAGGGACGCGTATAGTTTAAACGCTGGTGATCGTCTCCGGTATATTTTTTCATAGGGTAGGTAGGTTCGTTCCGGGAATCGGCGTCCACCGCCCAGCCTTTAATATGATCGAATTTGCTTTTTTCATTTTCCATGCTATCTCCCTTTATATATATGCAGATGGAGGAATGAGTACAGGCTTAATACAATTATCGAGTTTGGAGGAAAAGATATGGTAGGCGTCGGCTACTTCTTCCAGGGGCACCCTGTGCGTAACGATCGCTTTCGGATTAATATACCCGCTTTGAATATGACTGATCAATTTAGGAAGAAGGCGTTTTACCGATGTCTGGTTGGCCCGGATAGTGATCCCCTTATTGACCACATTTCCTATGGGAACGAAGTTAAAGGTAGGGCCATACACGCCCACAATGGAAACGATGCCTCCTTTCTTCACCGAATTAATAGCCCAGTAAAGAGCCGTTGCCGAACCAGCCTGAAGCAGCATTTTTCTTCCGGTGATGGTTTGCATGGCGCTTCCGGCCGCTTCGCATCCTACCGCGTCAATACAGACATCCGCTCCGTAATCTCCGGTCGTTTTCTTAAGGAACAAAACGGGATCTTCCAGCGACCTGAAATTATAAGCTTCGCATTGCGCATAATTTCTTACAAAATCAAGGCGGTATTCCAGGTGGTCAATCACGATAACACGTCCCGCTCCAAACAACCAGGCGCATTTAGCCGCCATAATACCCACGGGGCCCGCTCCGAATACGACAACCGTGTCGCCAATTTTAATTCCGCCCATTTCCGCTGCCTGATAG is a window from the Anseongella ginsenosidimutans genome containing:
- a CDS encoding PVC-type heme-binding CxxCH protein, whose amino-acid sequence is MKKEKAEKDTIDREYVLNSKMTGYTGVGGDIDGVRNPVLRAKKGERVKITLINGELMAHDIVMEKLGLRSEPVVEEGDTAVIEFEALEDDVYFCSIPGHRQMMNGRFEIVESFEKTISDVGYSPRKNGKPLNLGFERASLADWKAEGSAFSAKSVAFDPAPWYPDSMELKQSGDYYVTSGGTNNYVATGVLTSETFEIAAPWASFKVTGGALEGTRVELVLAGQDTAFFEISGPVNVGHIAGKTQGVFRPVVVNLEPYMGKEMFIRLVDEETGKVPEIHYIGDNKWSHISFDDFRFHKERPEYVRELSPADIIILPERDVVEHAGLSGEEAVKAMTLPEGFSISLAASEPEITKPIAMAMDDRGRLWVVESHTYPVRAEEGKGGDQILIFEDTDGNGSLDSRKLFIDGLNLVSGIEVGFGGVWVGAAPYFMYIPIDETGDAPAGEPQILLDGFGYEDTHETMNTFKWGPDGWLYGTHGVFTHSRVGKPGTPDEERVGLNAGVWRYHPTRHEFEVFAHGTSNPWGIDFNDYGHTFVTVCVIPHLFHMIQGGRYFRQGGKHFNPYTYDDIETIADHVHWLGDSGPHAGNFRSAAAGGGHAHAGAMFYLGNEHWGLDRNSIFMNNIHGHRVNQDKISRSGSGYTASHGEDFILTNDSWSLWLNFQIAPSGSIFVHDWYDQNQCHNPNPDVHNKTLGRIYKISHKEDKWVKVDLSKKTDLELVELQLHENEWYVRHARRLLQERKAGGEVHQALWKILNENPDVTRKLRALWALHVTGGISEQQFLELLDNKDEYVRSWAIQLMAEDKKVPAGAVARLEQMAANDESALVRLYIASAVQRMDPAQCWTILENLCSHEEDFEDHNLPLIVWYALEPMVELDAQRAIDIAKEAALPNLLTYTVQRLGATEDKSAAMTILNKTRQELQAQDDLREDQAAAIAVIEQIASGGE
- a CDS encoding DsbA family protein, with translation MKSTHCGEINSERSKTDRVEIVYYTDPLCCWSWALGPEWKKLLEEFNEKISWRYCLGGMIQDWDHYDDPLNTISRPAQMGPLWMEAMHRSGRKIHYNIWMEDPPASSYPACIAVKSAEMQSSRAGTLYFEALQEAVMCKGRNIAKPEILMEVAKDLAAKNPGLLSLTDFSRDLRGEKSRAAFRDDLKDVRYKRIGRFPTLTITKPGETGIILTGYRHHEILRKAFLRIAESDQGG
- a CDS encoding ABC transporter permease; amino-acid sequence: MNQLIENLPAKRIMNGGYLRKYGMLSAFALICLILSLVTPNFFSLQNVTIILRQVSINGILAIGVTFVIISGGIDLSLGSVVAFTGVVAALFAHPGEYPLIAALTAAILAGLAIGGLNGLAVTRGKVAPFIVTLGMMTIARGLALVASEGRPVTNLSDSFNYIGGGSLLGVPVPILIFSAIILVSSFLLNKTRIGRYMYAVGGNEKAAYASGVPVNTVKVVSYMICSGMAAIAGIVLASRITTGQPNAGVAYELDAIAAVVIGGTSLAGGIGSIGGTVLGVLLIGVINNGLDLLNISSYYQQIIKGVIIIAAALIDRKK
- a CDS encoding sugar ABC transporter ATP-binding protein; amino-acid sequence: MEILRAENISKSFAGVKVLDNVRLQVEGGSVHALMGENGAGKSTFMNILMGMFPPDEGSLYIRGKEVRFAGARDAIRHGLSMIHQELLVFPELTVAENILMRREPLARGGWISRSRLYGQAAELMKQLEITIPVHEKMKNLSIGAMQMVEIVKAVSNQASVFIMDEPTSAISQRETAILFRIIDALKQQGKAIIYISHKMDEIFRVADAVTVLRDGKYIATREKDALDMQELITLIVGRELGNLYRKEETHPGDVLLEVKGLHAAGARGVSFAVRKGEVMGIAGLMGSGRTSIAHAIAGMEKITSGELLLNGLPARIDSPGAAKKQGIGLVTEDRKQWGLIPEASVKHNMVLSSLKKHSRSMLLDPARENAVADREIERFRIRASSRNQAVKSLSGGNQQKVVLSGMHLNSPGLIILDEPTRGVDIGAKQEIYQYISSQAALGKAVILISSELPEILALSDRILVIREGRVKAELGREEASQELIMKYAMTHEPAN
- a CDS encoding manganese catalase family protein, with the protein product MFYHVKELQFNARVSKPDPRFASLLLEQFGGANGELKAAMQYFVQAFPAKQPYPDKYDLLMDIATEEFSHLEIVGATIQMLLSGMSGALKNAAEESEIMQLLNGTAAKENFIHEAMTNPQFGVLSGGGPTLTDSNGNPWTAAYVTANGDLTVDLRSNIAAESRAKIVYEYLLQFTEDPYVKETLRFLMTREVAHFQMFEAALNSIQPNFPPGVLQSDPRYSNTYFNMSNGTEVRGPWNDGSSPELGETWQYIDDPLQKVLETDGLLNMAPAGTDRTEQSVKEKNEEVSKLRRAEINKATPDKDIQWNTYPASPKK
- a CDS encoding sugar ABC transporter substrate-binding protein → MSVFKMKTKVSDRNIRSFAGIGVLAVLLSACQGGGQTDGKLVIGASMLSLQSEFIVKVKDAMEAEASEQQVKLIVNDAQRAAVRQVQQVESFIAQGVDAIILNPCEMEASSPAVQKAKEAGIPIINVNSETSAEPDGFVGSRDEESAEIALEHIVNLLDGRGNIVVMHGYMGQAAQLKRAAATKTVLADHPGITILAEQTAEWDRAKAMSLMENWIQSYGSKINAVFAQNDEMGMGALQALEQAGLKEKVVVVSIDAIDDALRAVKEGRLDATVYQNADEQGRKAVQMAVDYIQKSDSAAGGSIYIPFQLVTRENVDHFLK
- a CDS encoding zinc-dependent alcohol dehydrogenase, translated to MNYRGPFRVRADRDKPYPEILHPGDAIVRVTRSCICGSDLHLYHGLVPDTRVGMTFGHEFTGVVVETGSLVEKLKPGDHVLVPFNIACGVCPFCKQELYGNCHESNAEATAVGGIFGYSHTAGGYDGGQAEYVRVPYADVGPVVIPPEMDPDDAVLLTDVLPTGYQAAEMGGIKIGDTVVVFGAGPVGIMAAKCAWLFGAGRVIVIDHLEYRLDFVRNYAQCEAYNFRSLEDPVLFLKKTTGDYGADVCIDAVGCEAAGSAMQTITGRKMLLQAGSATALYWAINSVKKGGIVSIVGVYGPTFNFVPIGNVVNKGITIRANQTSVKRLLPKLISHIQSGYINPKAIVTHRVPLEEVADAYHIFSSKLDNCIKPVLIPPSAYI